From the Longimicrobium sp. genome, the window CTTCAAGCGCGCGGTGGACCGGCTCACCGATCGCGCCCTGGAGCCGCGCGACCGCGACGATGCGTCCACCTGGGCCGTGGTGCTCGACGGGCTGCTCGAGGAGCTGGCCGCCGAATACCCGGCCTGCGCGCGCAACGGGCCCGACGCCGACCCGCGCGCCTGCCTGCGCGCCCGCGCCCTGGCGCGCGCCGCCCGCGACGCCGGCGAGCGGATGGTGGCCGCCCGCCGCTCCGACGCGCGCACCATGCTCCGCGACGACCTGGACCGGCTGGTGATCGCCGTGGAGCACCGGTCGCTGCCGCCGGGCGAGGTGGAGCCGCTGATCCGCGCGCCGCAGCGCATCGCCCGGCGCTACCGGCCGTCGGGGCTGGGCCGCGTCGGCGCGTACGTGGTCGGCCAGCTCCTGCGCAGGCGTCCGCGCGGGCCGAGGATACCGTAGAAAAGATAGTCCTGAGTCCTAAGTCCTGAGTCCCAAGTGCTGAGTGCTGAGTGCTGAGGGGCACAGCAGGAAGCCTGGGATCTTTCACTTAGGACTTAGGACTCAGGACTTAGGACTTTCTCCGAAGATCAGGATCGACGTCTCGATGGATATCAAGACGGGCGAGCGGCGCCTGGTGAGCATCCGGCGCTTCGTCCCCCAGCACCGCCGCGGCGAGTACGCGCAGGCGTGGGCCGAGCTGCACGCGGCCGCGACCTCGAAGGGCGCGCACGCGTGGCACTTCGTGAGCGGCGACACTCCCGGCGTGTTCCTGGAGTTCCTGGAGTTCGGGCCGGAGAGCGACGTCCGCAGCGACCCCACCGTGCTCGAGGCCATCCGCAACCTGCACACGGAGTTCGGGATGCCCTACCCCACGCCCAACACGCTGGAGGAGTGGGTGGAGATCGCCGCGCCGCGGCGCGAGGTGCCATGAGCGGCGACCGCGACCGCCTCCTGGCGCTGCTGGTGGAGCGCTCCTTCCGCGTCGGCGATTTCGTGCTGTCGTCCGGGGCGCGCAGCCGCTACTACGTGGACGCGCGCACCACCACCACCCACGCCGAGGGCCAGGCCGTCGTCGGGAGATTGGGACTCGCCGCCATCCGCGAGGCCGGGCTGCGCCCCGCGTCCGTCGGCGGGATGACCTTGGGCGCGGACCCCGTCGCCTACGCCATCGCCCACGCGTCGTGGCTGGCGGGCGATCCGGTGAACGCCTTCACCGTGCGCAAGGAGCCCAAGACGCACGGCACCGGCAAGCGCGTCGAGGGCTGCTTCGCCGCGGGCGACGAGGTGGTGATGATCGAGGACACGGTCACCACCGGCGCCAGCACGCTGAAGGCCATCCAGGCGGTGGAGGCCGAGGGCGGCACCGTGCTGGCCGTGCTCGCGCTGATCGACCGCGAGGAAGGCGGCCGCGACGCCATCGAGCAGGCCGGCTACCGCGTCCTCACCCTCGTCCGCGTCAGCGAGCTGATGCAGAGGATGGAGAACGGCGGAGGAGGGTGAAGGGGATGGGGATGGGGATGGGGATGGCGGGTTGGGCGCGAAAATGCGAGTGAACTCGCGGCTACAACCACACACAGTCCGCCTTCGCGGACTTCGATGCCAACGAACCCCTCGCGGCGCCATGCCTCGAGGGGTTCTTCGTCCCGCGACCATACCGCGCCGACGTCATCCTGAGGCCGGCCAGACCGCACTCTCGTCCGCACGAATGGCTGCAGGCCGAAGGATCTATAGCCAGTCACGGCATAGACTTGCGGGTCCACACGAGTGCTTGAGGCGGACTCCTTCGCGCACGAAGCGAGAACACTCCGCGCGTGTCCTCGACTAGCGTGCCGACGCGGTTATAGATCCTTCGGCCTGCGACCTTCTGTGCAGACGCTGATTACGGTCTGACCGGCCTCAGGATGACGTCGGGCGGGGTTCGCGTGAAGGGCAGCGGTCGCGCGTACTCGGCGCTTCACGCTCTCCCGGCTCGCGTGGGTCGGGATAGATGATCGCTGCGAGCGCCGGCACATCGGCCGAGCCGAGGCCGGTAGTCCGCGAAGGCGGACTTCGTGTGGTTGTTGCCGCGGTGCCGCGGTTTCAACCGCCCCTCTCGACCTCACCCGTGCCCACGTACCGCATCTCGTTCGTCTGCTCGAAGCCGAGGCGTTCGTAGAGGCGGCGGCCCTCGGGCGAGGCGTGGAGGACGAGGCTGGCGACGGCGTTCCCGCGCGCCCACATCATCAGCTCGCGCATCAGCAGCTCGGCGATGCCGCGGCGGCGCCACGCGCGCTCGGTGAACACGTTCACGATCAGCCCCTGCCGCCCGCCGATGATCTCCCGACGCGCCAGCGGCCGCGGCATCAGCGGGCGCAGCTGCAGCCCCGCGCCCGCCACGATCTCCTTCGCACCGACGGGCGACGCCACCCACGCCACGTACTCGCCCGCGGGGATCGCCGCCTCGATCCATGCTCGGGTCGTATCCTCCAACTCAGTGTAGAGCGCGTCCGGCAGGTCGCCCATGTCGCGGAACATCTCCGCGCGGTGGTACGCCAGCACGTCGGCGTCGTCCACCGTGGCACGGCGGAGGGTGATGTCGCTGCTCATCTCGGCGGTGCTGGATCGCTGCGGGACGACGGGGAGCCGGCAACCTGCACGCGCGACCCCTCCGGCAGCAAGCAGCCCCTCGCGGAGCTTGCGCCGCGAGGGGCTGTCGTTCGAGCACTCGGCCACTCAGCCACTCAGCACTCACGCACCCGCCCCGGCCGGCTCCGCCTCCAGCTGCATCCGCACCCGCTCACGGAGCGCCTCCAGTGCCGGCTCCACCGGCTTGGGGTGCTTGAACACGCGGAACGTCTTCCAGATCCCCTCCCACCACCCCAAGGTGCGGTAGGGGTAGCCGTTCTCCTGGCACCACCGCCGCAGCAGCGGGCTGATGCGCGGGTAGTACGGGTGGCTGATGCCGGGAAAGAGGTGGTGCTCGAGCTGGTACTGCGCGCCGCAGCACAGCAGGGTTCCCAGCCAGCCGGTGCGGTAGTTCACCGTGGTCACCGTCTGCAGCAGCACGTAGTCCGAGTGCCGCCGGTACTCGCCGCGCGTGCCGTGCCCCTCGGTGGGAAGGAACTTCGCCTCGACCGGAAAGTGCGCGGGGGCGGCGGTCGCGAACACCGCGTATCCCGTGAACGCGCTCCGCAGCAGGTAGAACACGGCCACCTGCCCCGCGGGGAACCAGAGGAGCGGCAGGCCGATCCAGAAGAGGGAGTGCGAGGTCACGGCGGCCAGGTCGATCCAGTGCAGCCGTGTGCGCCGGCGCGGGTCGCGCAGCACGGGCACCAGGAAGGCCCACGACGCGCGGATCATGTTCAGCGTGGTGAGCGCCACTGCCAGCGGCACCACCACCCACTGGTGGCGATAGTACCAGCGCCGAACCGGCCCGCCGGACTGGAACTCCTCGGGGGTCAGCGCGAACCAGGGGAGGAGGTCCACGTCGTCGTCCAGCCCCACCACGTTGGGCGTGGCGTGGTGCACCGCCACGTGCTTGTTCCACCAGTAGTGCGCCGACGCGCCGAACCACACGCCGTAGCCGAACAGCGTCAGCGCCTTGTTCACCCACAGCCGCCGGCTGGTGGCGTTGTGCGACGAGCTGTGGGTGTGCGTGGTCATCCCCAGGTTTCCCAGCGTCATGGCCACCAGCGCCGCGGCCTTCGCGGGAATTCCGGGAACGACGAGGAAGGCCACCGCGCCGCCGGCGCCCAGCGCCACGAACAGCGCCAGCTCGGCCAGCAGCCGGGCGGTGGGCCGGCGGTGGAAGCCGCGCGCGGCCAGCTCGCGGTTCAGGGCCGTCAACGCGTGCACGGCGCCCCGCCGCTAGACGCGGTGCAGCGGCATGGGCGCCGCGTAGTCGCGCGCGAACAGCACCTGGTACAGCGCGGCGTCCGAGGCCCAGGCCGCCGCCACCGCGCAGCTCAGGTAGTACTCCCACATCCGCTGGAAGCGGGCGTCGTACCGCTTCTGGTCGAGCGTGTGCTTGTTGGCGCGGAAGCGGTTCAGCCAGTGGCGCGCGGTGTAGCCGTAGTGGCGGATGAAGTTCTCCACGTCGCGGATGGCCAGGCCGTGCTGCTCGCACCCGTGGGCCAGCTCCGAGAGCTTGGGCTGGCCGGTGCCGGGGAGCGCGTACTTCTGGATGAAGGGGTCGTGCACGTTGGTGTGCGTGTTGGCGCCCACCACGTGCAGTAGCCCGGTGCCGTGCGGCGGCAGCACCGCCGCGATGCGCTCGAAGAAGCGGCCGTACTCCTTCCGCGGCAGGTGCTCCATCATCCCGATGCTCACCACCCGGTCGAAGCGCCCGTCCACGGTGCGGTGGTCGCGCAGCTCCAGCGTCACGCGGTCGGCCAGCCCCGCGTCGGCGATGCGCCGGGTGCCGTGCGCCTGGTGGCGCCGGCTGGTGGTGATCCCCACGCCGGTGGCGCCGTAGTGCTTCGCCGCGTGCATCAGCATCCCCCCGAAGCCGCAGCCGATGTCCAGCACCCGGTCGCCCGGCCGCACCCCCAGCTTCTGGCAGATGCGGTCGAGCTTCTGGATCTGCAGCTGCTCGATGGTGTCGTCGGGCGAGTGGGCGTACCCGCACGAGTACATCATCGCCACCGGGTCCAGGAAGCTTTCGAACAGGTCGTCGCCCAGGTCGTAGTGGAACTGCGCGTGGCCCCAGTGCGGGCGGCGGAAGAGGTTGGCCAGCTGGATGCGCCCCACCTTCACCGCCGTGGCCAGGTCGCCCTTCACCCGGCGGTCCAGCCGGTTGCGCAGCAGGATGGTCAGGAAGTCGGAGATGTCGCCTTCCTCCATCTCCCAGTCGCGGTCCATGTACGACTCGCCCAGCCCCAGGTTGCCGCCGGCCAGCACGCGGCGGAAGAAGCGCTCGTCGTGCACGCGCACCGCGGCGCCCGGCTCGCCCTCGCCGCGGCCCACCACCCGCTCGCGGCCGTTCACCGCGAAGCGGATGCGCGCATCCTCCACGTGCCGGTCCAGCAGGTCCAGGAACACGCGCTCGGCGGCGCTCGCGGGGCCGGGGTCGCGGCGCGGGGCGGGCGCGGTGGCGGGTGCGGGCTCGGAGGTGACGGTGGGCATCGGCGTCTCCTGGGGATGCGCGGGGAGAGGGGGTGCCGGTTACGGGGTCGGGCGGTGGCGTCGGGGTGGGGATGAACGGCGTTCCACGTCGAGCGAATGCCCGGCGGCGGGATTCCGCCCGCACGACTTCGGACGTTTTCTATTACTAGCCTTGAACAGCTGTTTGGGAATGGAGATGATGGGCGGGGGCTCCGCGGCGGGTCAGCCGCGGACGATGGCGTTCCACACCGCGTCCACGTCGCCCAGGTCGGCGAAGACGTGGTCGGCGCCCGCGGCGGCCAGCTCGTCGGCGGGATGGTGTCCGGTCGCGGTGGCGATGGTGCGCACGCCGAGATGGGCGCCGCACGCCACGTCCAGCGGGGTGTCGCCGACGATCACGATCTCCTTGCCGCTGAAGCAGATCCCCGTGGCCGCGCGGGCGCGCTCCACGGCGATGGCGGGAAGCTCGGGACGGTGCCCGTGGTCGCTGCCGAACGCGCCCACGCGGAAGCGCCGGAATCCCAATCCCGCCGCGTCGACCTTGATGCGCGCGCCCTCGCGGATGTTGCCGGTGAGCACCCCCAGCACCATCTCCGGCCCGCCCTCCTCCACCCGCTCCATCAGCTCGGGGATGCCGGGGTGCGCGGCCACGTGGATCTCGCGGATCTCGCGGTGCAGGTTCTCGACGTAGCGGAACCAGAGCGCGGGAAGACCGGCGTCGATCTCCGCGTCGTCCACGTCGGCCGAGCGCAGCAGGTCGCGCACGATCTCGGGGTCGGTGCGCCCGGCGAACGAGTAGCCGGGGAGATGGCCGGTCGTGCCGAACACCTCCATCAGCGCGCGGTGGATGGCCCGCTTCCCCGCGCCGTCGGCGGAAAGCAGGGTGCCGTCGATGTCGAACAGGACCAGCCGCCGCATACGCCTCCCGCAGGGTGGATCGCCCGCGCCCGCACCGGCGCGCGCATCCATCGTATCGCGCCCGCGCCCGCCTGTCACGCGCCGCCCCGAACCCGCCCGAAATCGCCGGGCCCCTCCCCGGCATCACCCCCGGCGCCTTCCCGGCAACTTCCATCAAGCGAAAAGCGGTGCGTGCTCGCTACGGTGGACCTGGACCGCGCGCGCATCGTCCCGCTTCCAGGCGGCGCGGTCATCCCCACCGACCCGGGATCGCGCGGACGGTGGGTGACGGGAGCGGGGCGGAGATGGAGATGGACGCGCTGTCAGACGCGATCGCGCGCTGGATCGCACCGCTGGCCACCGCGCCCGCGGTGGGGATCCTCACCGGCGTGCTCGTGGTGCTCGCCGCCGCCTTCTTCGTAATGGGGAGCCGGCGATTGCGGCACACCCCCGAGCGCACGCTCGACCGCCGCCAGGAGGGCTACACGGCCGAGCTGGCGCTGGGCGCGCTCGAGCGGATGGGGCCACTGGGACGGCGGCTCTACCTGGTGCAGGAGGTCACCCTCGACCTGCTCTTTCCCGCGGCGTACGCGCTCTGGCTGGCGGCGCTGACCGGGATGGCGCTCGGCTACCTGCACCCGCGCGGGTGGTGGCCCTGGCTGGCCTGCGCCGTTCCCGTCCTGGCCGCGGTGTTCGACTACCTGGAGAACGCGCTCGTCGTGACGCTTCTCCTCGGCGTGGGCCGCGGCAGCCGGCCCGCCGGCGCGGCGCGCGCGGCCGCGTTCGCCACCCGGGCCAAGTGGCGGCTGTGCTATGCCTCGCTCGCCATCTCAGCGGCGCTCTGGGGCGGCGTCCTGGTCGACTGGATGCGCGACATCCGCTGACGCCGACCCGCCCGCCCGATCCTTGCGACGCCCCCGGGGAGATCGCCGAGGTGACCGACGACGGGGCGGGGAGGAGATGGCGAAGCGCGGCGAGACGGGGCGGCCCGAGGCGGTGATCTTCACCGGCGTGCAGGCGTCGGGGAAGAGCACCTTCTACCGCGAGCGGTTCTTCGAGACGCACGTCCGCATCAACATGGACATGCTGAAGACGCGCCGCCGCGAGACCCTGCTGCTGGAGGCCTGCCTGCGCGCGCAGCAGCCGTTCGTGGTCGACAACACCAACGTGCTGGCGGCCGAGCGCGCGCGGTACATCGCCGCGGCGCGCGCGGCCGGCTTCACCGTCACCGGCTACTTCTTCCGCGTCACTACGCGCGAGGCCATCGCCCGCAACCGCGCGCGCACGGGGAAGGCGGTCGTGCCCGTCCCCGGCATCCTGGGCACCTACAAGCGCCTGGAGGAGCCGCGCTGGGACGAGGGCTACGACGCGCTGTACGCCGTCACCCTCACCCCCGCCAACCTCTGGATCGTCGAGGAGATGCCGCGCGAACCGTCCGAGCCCGCCTCGAGCTGATCCCGTTCTGGCCGGACGAACGTACATCCCGGGAACTGCCTTGTCTCACGCGGAGACGCGGAGACGCGGAGCACTGATCGAGGCTGTTTCCGCGTCTCCGCGTCTCCGCGTGAGTCCAGGGGTGCCCGGGAGCGGCACGGTCATTTGCGGATGGGCATGGCGGCGGCAGAAGCAAGCGCCCCCGCCGGCTCAGTCGGCGGGGGCGCTGCTTCATATCGAGCACGGGCAGACTCGATTTCTTTGTGAATCCAATCGCACCTCCCATTCGATCAGCTCAACGGATGGGATCTCCCGCCCGCTTCGTCGCGTCTTTCAGGTACTGCACCACCTGCTCGCGCGTGACGCCGGGGAAGTCGTCGAGGAAGGTCTCCAGCGTATCCCCCGATTCGATGTAGTCGAGCAGCGTGCGCACGGGTACGCGCGTTCCGACGAACACCGGGGTGCCGCTCATGATCTCCGGGTCGCTGTGCACGACGGGCGTTTCAGGCATGGCCGCCAGCCGGTCGGGGTGGATGCGATCCTTCGACCCGAAGCTAATCTCGGCGAGCACGAGCGCCAATCAAATTCGCGCTACTGCACTACCCGCCGCACCTCGCCCAGGCCTACGGCGGCGCCGCCGCGGCGGGGGTCGCTGGCGCCGGTCAGGTAGCCGCTGGGAAGGAGGATGATGGTCTGCACGTCGCCCTGGAAGCCGTCGCGCTCCTGCACGGCGTGGCCCATCGCCCGCAACCGCGCCACCGTGCTGTCCTCCAGCCCGCGCTTCTCGTAGCGCAGCGTGTCCGGCAGGTGCTGGTGGTGCAGGCGCGGCGCCAGCTCGGCCGTGCCCACGTCCATGTCGAAGTCCACGATGTTGCTCACCATCTGCGCGATGGAGGTGATGATCGTGGACCCGCCCGGCGTGCCCGTCACCGCGCGCAGGCGGCCGCGGCCGTCCAGCACGATCGTGGGTGCCATCGC encodes:
- a CDS encoding class I SAM-dependent methyltransferase, with the protein product MPTVTSEPAPATAPAPRRDPGPASAAERVFLDLLDRHVEDARIRFAVNGRERVVGRGEGEPGAAVRVHDERFFRRVLAGGNLGLGESYMDRDWEMEEGDISDFLTILLRNRLDRRVKGDLATAVKVGRIQLANLFRRPHWGHAQFHYDLGDDLFESFLDPVAMMYSCGYAHSPDDTIEQLQIQKLDRICQKLGVRPGDRVLDIGCGFGGMLMHAAKHYGATGVGITTSRRHQAHGTRRIADAGLADRVTLELRDHRTVDGRFDRVVSIGMMEHLPRKEYGRFFERIAAVLPPHGTGLLHVVGANTHTNVHDPFIQKYALPGTGQPKLSELAHGCEQHGLAIRDVENFIRHYGYTARHWLNRFRANKHTLDQKRYDARFQRMWEYYLSCAVAAAWASDAALYQVLFARDYAAPMPLHRV
- a CDS encoding DUF433 domain-containing protein → MLAEISFGSKDRIHPDRLAAMPETPVVHSDPEIMSGTPVFVGTRVPVRTLLDYIESGDTLETFLDDFPGVTREQVVQYLKDATKRAGDPIR
- a CDS encoding GNAT family N-acetyltransferase: MSSDITLRRATVDDADVLAYHRAEMFRDMGDLPDALYTELEDTTRAWIEAAIPAGEYVAWVASPVGAKEIVAGAGLQLRPLMPRPLARREIIGGRQGLIVNVFTERAWRRRGIAELLMRELMMWARGNAVASLVLHASPEGRRLYERLGFEQTNEMRYVGTGEVERGG
- a CDS encoding acyl-CoA desaturase, with product MTALNRELAARGFHRRPTARLLAELALFVALGAGGAVAFLVVPGIPAKAAALVAMTLGNLGMTTHTHSSSHNATSRRLWVNKALTLFGYGVWFGASAHYWWNKHVAVHHATPNVVGLDDDVDLLPWFALTPEEFQSGGPVRRWYYRHQWVVVPLAVALTTLNMIRASWAFLVPVLRDPRRRTRLHWIDLAAVTSHSLFWIGLPLLWFPAGQVAVFYLLRSAFTGYAVFATAAPAHFPVEAKFLPTEGHGTRGEYRRHSDYVLLQTVTTVNYRTGWLGTLLCCGAQYQLEHHLFPGISHPYYPRISPLLRRWCQENGYPYRTLGWWEGIWKTFRVFKHPKPVEPALEALRERVRMQLEAEPAGAGA
- a CDS encoding AAA family ATPase produces the protein MAKRGETGRPEAVIFTGVQASGKSTFYRERFFETHVRINMDMLKTRRRETLLLEACLRAQQPFVVDNTNVLAAERARYIAAARAAGFTVTGYFFRVTTREAIARNRARTGKAVVPVPGILGTYKRLEEPRWDEGYDALYAVTLTPANLWIVEEMPREPSEPASS
- the pyrE gene encoding orotate phosphoribosyltransferase, giving the protein MSGDRDRLLALLVERSFRVGDFVLSSGARSRYYVDARTTTTHAEGQAVVGRLGLAAIREAGLRPASVGGMTLGADPVAYAIAHASWLAGDPVNAFTVRKEPKTHGTGKRVEGCFAAGDEVVMIEDTVTTGASTLKAIQAVEAEGGTVLAVLALIDREEGGRDAIEQAGYRVLTLVRVSELMQRMENGGGG
- a CDS encoding haloacid dehalogenase-like hydrolase, whose translation is MRRLVLFDIDGTLLSADGAGKRAIHRALMEVFGTTGHLPGYSFAGRTDPEIVRDLLRSADVDDAEIDAGLPALWFRYVENLHREIREIHVAAHPGIPELMERVEEGGPEMVLGVLTGNIREGARIKVDAAGLGFRRFRVGAFGSDHGHRPELPAIAVERARAATGICFSGKEIVIVGDTPLDVACGAHLGVRTIATATGHHPADELAAAGADHVFADLGDVDAVWNAIVRG